A single window of Nicotiana tomentosiformis chromosome 1, ASM39032v3, whole genome shotgun sequence DNA harbors:
- the LOC138908627 gene encoding uncharacterized protein, whose product MPGYAKLMKDLVTKKQSMNFETIKVTHQVSAIVLYMAPKLEDPGAFTIPYTIGSADFAKSLCDLGESINLMLYLVFRTLVIGKIRPIYMRLEMDDRTMKRPLEVIEDVLVRVDKFILPMDFVILDCEVDYEVPIILGRSFLAMGKALCDV is encoded by the coding sequence atgcccggttatgcaaagctTATGAAAGACCTTGTGACCAAGAAGCagtcaatgaactttgaaactatcaaagtcactcatcaagtgagtgcaattgttctttacatggctcctaagttggaggatcctggtgctttcacgattccttataCAATTGGGAGTGCCGATTTTGCCAaatctctttgtgatcttggggaaagtatcaatttgatgctctATTTGGTTTTCAGAACTTTGGTAATTGGGAAAATAAGACCCATATATATGAGGTTGGAAATGgacgatcgtaccatgaagaggccattggaagtgattgaggatgttttggtccgggttgataagttcattcttccgATGGactttgttattctagattgtgaagttgattatgaagtgcctaTAATTCTTGGGAGATCTTTCCTTGCTAtgggtaaggctctttgtgatgtgtaa
- the LOC104091222 gene encoding protein LIGHT-DEPENDENT SHORT HYPOCOTYLS 3-like → MDSNNNSSSSQLNNINNSNNNNSNITITSYSSSSSSTSSRYENQKRRDWNTFGQYLKNHRPPLSLSRCSGAHVLEFLRYLDQFGKTKIHTPICPFYGHPNPPAPCPCPLRQAWGSLDALIGRLRAAYEENGGKPETNPFGARAVRLYLREVRDLQSKARGVSYEKKKRKRPPPPQQLPNPPPLSSGDQA, encoded by the coding sequence ATGGATTCTAATAATAACAGCAGTAGCAGCCAGTTGAACAATATcaacaacagcaacaataacaacagtAATATTACTATTACGTCATATTCTTCATCATCGTCATCGACCTCAAGCCGATACGAGAATCAAAAGCGTCGAGACTGGAACACTTTCGGCCAGTACCTTAAAAACCACAGGCCTCCACTTTCCCTCTCCCGCTGCAGCGGCGCTCACGTTCTCGAATTCCTTCGTTACCTTGATCAATTTGGTAAGACCAAAATTCACACCCCGATTTGTCCGTTTTACGGTCATCCGAATCCTCCAGCACCATGTCCCTGTCCACTTAGGCAAGCTTGGGGCAGTCTTGATGCTCTTATTGGACGTCTTAGAGCTGCTTATGAAGAAAATGGAGGAAAACCTGAGACTAACCCTTTTGGTGCTCGTGCTGTGAGGCTTTATCTTCGTGAAGTTCGTGATTTGCAGTCAAAAGCTAGGGGAGTTAGTtatgagaagaagaaaaggaaacgCCCTCCGCCACCGCAACAGTTACCTAATCCGCCACCGCTATCATCAGGTGATCAAGCTTAA